One stretch of Brachyhypopomus gauderio isolate BG-103 chromosome 10, BGAUD_0.2, whole genome shotgun sequence DNA includes these proteins:
- the LOC143525740 gene encoding GRAM domain-containing protein 2B-like isoform X2: MVLMIDQAERLHTAVSPPEPPKPSRTDRKDSRVQNNSEYDNGEERQRRDAKPAPTQPGPDPLLPLDTESDVSESRKRSPLTRFKAVDQPTLSQSLTDSESKVERKKAQYSQFSKANAQYHKLFKEISKDEILQQSYTCALQKDILYQGRLFVSDNWICFHSKVFGRDTKIVIPVLSITLIKKTKTALLLPNALVITTTDERHVFVSFLSRDTTYKFLISVCAHLHRENVGSTSITSSAENSFRGDCPSSLPLDFSADFSDLDGVVQQRRQAMLESSSSGSQTPDYDKMSEFPTLSENFLGTMKKAEMAVHADIHLQATPMKQHTGPGKAAAGAVQQDRVPRMLSLNALLLIYLFLVCFLFMSSCYMAFKIMALEQRLSSLGEHSHRENAVYHRTQLEVNAEIYGELSTNLFKLEKIQRNLRKLLEES, translated from the exons ATGGTGCTGATGATCGATCAGGCGGAGAGACTCCACACTGCGGTCTCACCCCCCGAACCGCCCAAACCCTCCAGGACCGACAGGAAAGATTCACGCGTCCAAAATAA TTCGGAGTATGACAATGGGGAAGAGAGACAGCGAAGAGACGCCAAACCCGCCCCCACCCAGCCGGGCCCGGACCCCCTGTTGCCCCTGGACACCGAGTCCGACGTCTCGGAGAGCAGGAAGAGGTCGCCCCTCACGAG GTTCAAAGCTGTCGACCAGCCCACCCTCTCCCAAAGTCTGACGGACAGCGAGTCAAAGGTCGAGAGGAAGAAGGCACAGTACAGCCAG TTCTCCAAAGCAAATGCCCAGTATCATAAGCTCTTCAAAGAAATAAGCAAGGATGAGATACTCCAGCAAA GTTATACATGCGCTCTGCAGAAAGACATTCTTTATCAGGGAAGGCTTTTTGTCTCCGATAACTGGATTTGTTTTCATTCCAAAGTGTTTGGCAGAGATACCAAG ATCGTTATCCCTGTTCTCTCTATCACTcttataaagaaaacaaaaacagctcTTTTGTTGCCAAATGCTCTTGTGATCACTACTACGGACGAAAGG CACGTGTTCGTGTCGTTCCTATCCCGAGACACCACGTACAAGTTCCTCATATCAGTCTGTGCTCACTTGCAT AGAGAGAATGTGGGAAGCACGTCCATTACATCATCAGCTGAGAACAGCTTCAGGGGGGACTGTCCGTCGTCGCTCCCGTTG GACTTCTCTGCTGATTTCTCTGATCTTGACGGAGTGGTGCAACAGAGGAGACAGGCCATGTTGGAGAGCAGCAGCTCAGGATCCCAGACTCCAGACTACGACAAgatgagcg AGTTTCCGACGCTGTCTGAAAACTTCCTGGGCACGATGAAGAAGGCTGAGATGGCGGTCCACGCTGACATACACCTGCAGGCCACCCCCATGAAGCAGCACACTG GTCCTGGCAAAGCTGCAGCAGGAGCCGTTCAGCAGGACCGGGTCCCGCGGATGCTGTCCCTCAACGCGCTCCTACTCATCTACCTGTTCTT GGTGTGCTTCCTCTTCATGTCATCGTGTTACATGGCCTTCAAGATCATGGCACTGGAGCAGCGGCTGAGCTCTCTAGGAGAACACTCCCACAGAGA